A genomic segment from Paraburkholderia hayleyella encodes:
- a CDS encoding cytochrome c1, with translation MKNLLAKLALAGVTALALLAGPVWSNENIRLDRAPNNADNFVSLQRGAQLFVNYCLNCHSANLMRYSRLTDLDISPREIEANLLFTTDKVGNTMTVAMRPDDAKAWFGTAPPDLSVEARARGRDWLYTYLRGFYRDDTRPTGWNNLVFDNVGMPHVLWQLQGQRSAKFKDEIDEKTGEKTRVFAGFEQVTPGMLSPVDYDSAVADLVSYLSWMSEPTQKTRKQLGVWVLLFLAVLSFFAWRLNAAYWKDIK, from the coding sequence ATGAAAAATCTGTTAGCCAAACTTGCGCTCGCGGGTGTTACCGCGCTCGCCTTGCTAGCTGGGCCCGTGTGGTCGAACGAGAATATTCGGCTCGACCGCGCGCCCAATAACGCGGACAATTTCGTTTCCTTGCAGCGTGGCGCGCAACTCTTTGTCAATTACTGCCTGAATTGCCATAGCGCAAACCTGATGCGCTATAGCCGGCTGACCGATCTCGACATTTCACCGAGAGAGATCGAGGCCAACTTGTTGTTCACGACGGACAAGGTAGGCAACACCATGACGGTCGCTATGCGGCCCGACGATGCGAAAGCCTGGTTTGGCACCGCTCCGCCCGATCTGTCGGTCGAAGCTCGGGCGCGTGGACGCGACTGGCTGTATACGTATTTGCGCGGTTTTTACCGCGACGATACGCGGCCAACGGGCTGGAACAATCTGGTGTTTGACAATGTGGGCATGCCGCATGTGCTCTGGCAGCTTCAAGGGCAACGCAGCGCGAAGTTCAAGGATGAAATTGACGAAAAGACCGGGGAAAAAACGCGTGTTTTCGCTGGTTTCGAGCAGGTGACGCCGGGAATGCTGTCACCGGTAGATTATGATTCGGCTGTGGCTGACCTCGTGTCGTATCTGTCATGGATGTCAGAGCCGACGCAGAAAACCCGCAAGCAGCTTGGTGTGTGGGTACTGCTGTTTCTTGCCGTTTTGAGTTTTTTCGCCTGGCGGCTGAACGCGGCGTATTGGAAAGATATTAAATAA
- a CDS encoding glutathione S-transferase N-terminal domain-containing protein, which translates to MMVLYSGTTCPFSQRCRLVLFEKGMDFEIRDVDLFNKPEDIAVMNPYGQVPILVERDLILYESNIINEYIDERFPHPQLMPADPVQRARARLFLLNFEKELFVHVGTLENEKGKAAEKNHEKARVAIRDRLTQLAPIFLKNKYMLGEEFSMLDVAIAPLLWRLDHYGIELSKNAAPLMKYAERIFSRPAYIEALTPSEKVMRR; encoded by the coding sequence ATGATGGTTTTGTACTCTGGCACAACTTGCCCATTCTCCCAGCGCTGCCGGCTGGTGTTGTTCGAAAAAGGCATGGATTTCGAGATCCGCGATGTCGATCTGTTCAACAAGCCCGAAGATATCGCCGTGATGAATCCGTATGGCCAGGTGCCGATTCTGGTTGAGCGTGATCTGATTCTGTATGAATCGAACATTATCAACGAGTACATCGACGAGCGTTTTCCGCATCCGCAACTGATGCCAGCAGACCCAGTCCAGCGCGCCCGCGCCCGTCTTTTCCTGCTCAATTTCGAGAAAGAACTGTTTGTGCATGTGGGTACGCTGGAAAACGAAAAAGGCAAGGCCGCCGAGAAAAATCACGAGAAGGCACGTGTTGCGATACGCGACCGTCTGACGCAGCTTGCTCCTATTTTCCTGAAGAACAAGTACATGCTGGGCGAAGAGTTTTCGATGCTGGACGTGGCAATTGCTCCGCTGCTGTGGCGTCTGGATCACTACGGTATCGAGCTGTCGAAAAATGCCGCACCGCTCATGAAGTACGCTGAGCGTATTTTCAGCCGCCCCGCGTATATCGAAGCGCTGACGCCTTCAGAAAAGGTGATGCGCCGCTGA
- a CDS encoding ClpXP protease specificity-enhancing factor yields MQEISTKPYLLRALYEWCTDNGYTPHLAVRVDNMTRVPRQFVRDNEIVLNISFEATSQLKIGNELVEFTARFSGKAHKIEVPVANVLAIYARENGQGMAFPVETTDSTASHEATPEPGRLSAVSDTALVQDSALDGEHADVSADTDAHSSPDGDSGGNGTKSGARGHLKVVK; encoded by the coding sequence ATGCAAGAGATTTCTACGAAACCTTATCTGTTACGCGCACTGTATGAATGGTGTACGGATAATGGTTACACGCCGCATCTGGCGGTTCGTGTCGATAATATGACGCGGGTGCCACGGCAGTTTGTGCGCGACAACGAGATTGTGCTGAACATCAGTTTCGAAGCCACGAGCCAGTTGAAGATTGGCAACGAGCTGGTCGAGTTCACTGCCCGTTTTTCCGGGAAGGCGCACAAGATCGAGGTTCCCGTCGCCAACGTGCTGGCGATCTATGCTCGGGAAAATGGTCAAGGAATGGCCTTTCCCGTTGAAACGACCGATTCCACCGCGAGTCACGAGGCCACTCCCGAGCCGGGCCGGCTCTCTGCTGTCAGCGACACGGCGCTGGTTCAGGACAGTGCGCTGGATGGAGAGCACGCGGACGTTTCGGCTGACACAGACGCCCACTCATCCCCGGATGGGGATAGCGGAGGCAATGGAACAAAAAGCGGTGCAAGAGGGCATCTTAAAGTCGTGAAGTAG
- a CDS encoding UbiH/UbiF family hydroxylase, producing the protein MTAPHKTFNVVVVGGGLVGKATALALAQSGLRVALLAQASAPLPPDAVFDSRIYAFSASSQALLERLRVWQALDMSRLGPVYDMRVYGDAHAELHFSAFQAAVPQLAWIAESSHIERSLDAALRFQPNVSGFETRAQSLDITSAVATVGLANGQALEADLVIGADGAHSWVRGQMGATLKRRDYRQTGVVANFKAERAHGETAWQWFAGGEIIALLPLPDNHVSLVWSARTEHAQELLALDNAQLAAEVERVTHATLGALECVTPAQGFPLALQTVDRLIAPRIALVGDAAHLIHPLAGQGMNLGLRDVAALADVIGRKEAFRDLGDTVLLRRYERSRREDIRALMLATDGLQKLFAVPGPLARAVRNTGMALVGGQPFLKRWLVSAALG; encoded by the coding sequence ATGACTGCACCCCATAAAACTTTCAATGTTGTCGTGGTTGGCGGCGGGCTTGTTGGCAAAGCCACCGCACTGGCACTTGCTCAAAGCGGCCTGCGTGTCGCGCTGCTCGCTCAGGCGAGTGCGCCGCTGCCTCCTGACGCCGTATTCGATAGCCGGATCTACGCGTTCTCCGCGAGCTCACAGGCGCTGTTGGAACGATTACGTGTCTGGCAGGCGCTCGATATGTCGCGTCTTGGGCCCGTCTACGATATGCGTGTGTATGGCGATGCCCATGCTGAACTTCATTTTTCTGCTTTCCAGGCCGCTGTGCCGCAACTGGCATGGATCGCCGAATCGTCTCATATCGAACGTTCGCTGGATGCCGCGCTGCGTTTTCAGCCCAATGTGAGCGGGTTCGAGACACGGGCGCAAAGCCTCGACATCACCTCTGCTGTGGCAACCGTCGGTCTGGCAAATGGCCAGGCGCTAGAAGCCGATCTGGTGATTGGCGCGGATGGGGCGCATTCGTGGGTGCGCGGCCAGATGGGCGCAACGCTTAAGCGGCGCGACTATCGTCAAACCGGGGTCGTGGCCAATTTCAAGGCTGAGCGGGCGCATGGCGAAACGGCCTGGCAATGGTTCGCGGGCGGCGAGATCATCGCGTTGCTGCCGCTGCCGGATAACCATGTGTCGCTGGTCTGGTCGGCACGCACCGAACATGCCCAGGAATTGCTCGCCCTCGATAACGCACAGCTTGCGGCCGAAGTTGAACGCGTCACGCATGCCACGCTGGGTGCGCTCGAATGCGTTACGCCAGCCCAAGGGTTTCCGCTCGCATTGCAAACGGTTGACCGCCTGATCGCACCCCGTATTGCCCTGGTTGGCGATGCGGCGCATCTGATTCATCCGCTAGCGGGCCAGGGGATGAACCTGGGTTTGCGCGACGTTGCTGCGCTGGCCGACGTGATCGGGCGCAAGGAAGCCTTCCGTGACTTGGGTGACACGGTGCTGTTGCGCCGTTATGAGCGTTCGCGCCGCGAAGACATCCGTGCTTTGATGCTGGCCACCGATGGCTTGCAAAAACTCTTTGCTGTTCCTGGGCCGTTAGCCCGGGCGGTACGCAATACGGGGATGGCGCTGGTGGGCGGGCAACCGTTCCTCAAACGCTGGCTTGTGTCAGCCGCGCTGGGTTAA
- a CDS encoding DsbC family protein, protein MIKAIRIVALAVAVATITLGCTAHADQTTDKLKTTLQARLGDVSIKSVVKSPISGLYEVNLGTQIVYSDAKGDYIVLGDIVDAKTRKNLTEARLADVNRIDFASLPFANAIKVVHGDGSRKIAVFSDPNCPYCKQLETTLKAVNNVTVYTFLYPVLSPDSTAKSKSIWCSTDRAKAWTSWMLDHSAPTAAGTCDTAAITSNLTLGQAMNVTGTPTVFLADGRRLPGSVPADRLTKELAAVSQ, encoded by the coding sequence ATGATTAAAGCTATCCGTATCGTCGCGCTTGCCGTGGCCGTTGCTACGATCACGCTGGGATGTACCGCACACGCTGATCAAACCACCGACAAGCTCAAAACGACGCTGCAAGCCCGGCTGGGTGACGTCAGCATCAAGAGCGTGGTGAAATCGCCGATTTCAGGGCTGTATGAAGTGAATCTCGGCACGCAGATTGTGTATAGCGATGCCAAGGGCGATTACATCGTGCTGGGCGATATCGTCGACGCTAAAACCCGAAAAAATCTGACCGAAGCGCGTTTGGCCGATGTGAACCGGATCGACTTTGCGAGCTTGCCTTTTGCGAACGCCATCAAGGTGGTTCATGGCGATGGCAGCCGTAAGATCGCTGTCTTTTCCGACCCTAACTGTCCGTACTGCAAGCAGCTTGAAACGACGCTCAAGGCGGTCAATAACGTGACGGTTTATACCTTCCTGTATCCGGTGCTGTCGCCGGATTCAACGGCAAAATCCAAATCGATCTGGTGTTCCACCGACCGCGCGAAAGCATGGACCAGCTGGATGCTGGATCACAGCGCGCCGACGGCAGCCGGCACTTGTGATACCGCGGCCATCACCAGCAATCTGACGCTCGGCCAGGCGATGAACGTGACAGGCACGCCGACGGTATTTCTGGCGGATGGCCGCCGCCTGCCAGGCTCGGTACCGGCAGACCGTCTGACCAAAGAACTGGCCGCAGTGAGCCAGTAA
- a CDS encoding M61 family metallopeptidase: protein MTPIHYTIVPQQPSAHLFEVTLTVTDPDPEGQRFMLPVWIPGSYMVREFARNIVTLRAFNEAGRKVAIAKTDKHTWQARPVKGALTLRYEVYAWDLSVRAAHLDDTIGFFNGSSVFLLALGREAAACVVDIRKPAGTGYRNWRVATALPEARGTKRHGFGEYHAPNYDALIDHPVTLGEFVLDTFDAHGVPHDLVISGKVVGLDLKRLGADLKRVCEAQIALFEPKSKKAPFERYVFMTLAVSEGYGGLEHRASTALICNRADLPQLGRAEQTEGYRTYLGLCSHEYFHTWNVKRIKPAVFAPYDLAQENYTSLLWLFEGFTSYYDDLMLVRSGLMTQEDYFASLGKVMAGVLRGSGRLRQSVAESSFDAWIKYYRQDENAANAIVSYYTKGSLVALALDLTIRAQTGSRKSLDDVMRLLWQRFGRGFYRTHSMGIEEADIAPLFFEATGIDLAPVLAEAVHGTRDLPLAALLAPFGITLAAESDKNGKPSLGVRVRGGAESTLAVVHEGSAAQKAGLSAGDVLVALDGLRVTGTNLDALLTRYLPGAKVEIHAFRRDELRVTQARLDAPDVTCYTLTVTNQQATSRRARQRWLSR, encoded by the coding sequence ATGACGCCCATCCACTACACGATCGTTCCGCAGCAGCCTTCAGCACATCTATTCGAAGTCACGTTGACCGTCACGGATCCTGATCCTGAGGGACAGCGTTTTATGCTACCGGTCTGGATTCCAGGCAGCTACATGGTGCGCGAGTTCGCCCGCAACATCGTGACGTTGCGGGCTTTCAACGAGGCCGGCCGCAAGGTCGCCATAGCGAAGACCGACAAGCACACCTGGCAGGCCAGGCCCGTCAAGGGCGCGTTGACGTTGCGTTACGAAGTGTATGCGTGGGATCTGTCGGTGCGGGCCGCGCATCTGGACGACACCATAGGGTTTTTCAACGGCTCGAGCGTGTTTTTGCTGGCGCTCGGGCGTGAGGCGGCGGCCTGTGTCGTCGATATCCGCAAGCCCGCGGGCACGGGCTACCGGAACTGGCGGGTGGCGACGGCCTTGCCCGAGGCGCGAGGGACAAAGCGCCACGGCTTTGGTGAGTACCACGCGCCCAACTACGATGCGCTGATCGATCATCCGGTTACGCTGGGCGAGTTTGTCCTGGATACCTTCGATGCCCATGGTGTGCCGCATGATCTGGTGATCTCCGGCAAGGTCGTGGGGTTGGACCTCAAGCGCCTTGGCGCGGATCTGAAGCGCGTCTGCGAAGCGCAAATTGCGCTCTTTGAGCCGAAATCGAAAAAAGCGCCCTTCGAGCGCTATGTCTTTATGACGCTCGCAGTCAGCGAGGGCTATGGCGGGCTCGAGCATCGCGCTTCAACGGCCTTGATCTGCAATCGCGCGGATTTGCCTCAACTGGGCCGCGCGGAACAAACCGAGGGTTATCGCACTTATCTCGGGCTTTGCAGCCACGAGTATTTCCATACGTGGAACGTCAAGCGTATCAAGCCCGCTGTCTTTGCGCCCTACGACCTCGCGCAAGAGAACTACACTTCGCTGCTCTGGCTGTTTGAGGGCTTCACGTCGTATTACGACGATCTGATGCTAGTGCGCAGCGGGCTCATGACCCAGGAAGATTATTTTGCTTCGCTCGGCAAGGTGATGGCTGGCGTGCTGCGAGGCAGCGGACGTTTGCGGCAGAGCGTCGCCGAGAGTTCGTTCGATGCGTGGATCAAGTATTACCGCCAGGATGAGAACGCGGCGAATGCGATTGTCAGCTATTACACAAAGGGCTCGCTGGTAGCGTTGGCGCTGGATTTGACGATCCGTGCCCAGACGGGTAGCCGCAAGTCGCTCGATGATGTGATGCGGTTGCTGTGGCAGCGTTTCGGCCGTGGTTTTTACCGCACCCATTCAATGGGTATCGAAGAAGCGGACATCGCCCCCCTGTTTTTCGAAGCGACGGGCATCGATCTGGCCCCCGTGCTAGCCGAGGCGGTTCATGGCACACGGGACTTGCCGCTGGCGGCGCTGTTGGCGCCATTTGGGATCACGCTTGCCGCTGAGTCCGACAAAAATGGCAAGCCTTCGCTTGGCGTGCGCGTGCGCGGTGGCGCGGAGAGTACGCTGGCCGTGGTTCACGAAGGCAGCGCTGCGCAAAAAGCGGGGCTATCGGCAGGCGATGTGCTTGTCGCGCTGGATGGCTTGCGGGTGACCGGCACGAATCTCGATGCGCTGCTGACGCGCTATCTGCCCGGCGCGAAGGTGGAGATCCATGCCTTTCGCCGTGACGAGCTGCGCGTGACCCAGGCGCGGCTCGATGCCCCCGACGTGACGTGCTACACCCTCACCGTGACGAACCAGCAGGCCACATCGCGTCGTGCGCGTCAGCGCTGGTTAAGCAGATAA
- a CDS encoding FMN-dependent NADH-azoreductase: MTTILQINSAARSQGAQSTLLANELTAKLQQATPGAHVVTRNLLTDALPHLDDTILGAFFTPAGQRTAEQQAIADRSEMLIAELMAADIIVIGAPLYNFGVSSQLKTYFDFIARAGITFRYGAAGAEGLVTGKKVYVVSARGGKYLGTPGDSQTPFLTTFLGFLGMSDVSFIYAEGLNMGPELADAAFAGARQAIALAA, translated from the coding sequence ATGACAACGATTTTGCAGATCAATTCAGCCGCGCGTTCACAAGGCGCGCAATCTACCTTGCTTGCCAATGAACTGACAGCGAAGCTGCAACAAGCCACGCCAGGCGCGCATGTGGTGACCCGCAATTTACTGACCGACGCGTTACCTCATCTTGATGACACGATTCTCGGTGCATTTTTTACCCCCGCCGGGCAACGCACGGCAGAACAGCAAGCCATTGCTGATCGGAGCGAGATGCTGATCGCCGAACTGATGGCCGCTGACATCATCGTGATTGGGGCACCGTTGTATAACTTTGGCGTGTCGTCGCAGCTCAAGACGTATTTCGATTTCATCGCTCGCGCGGGCATCACGTTTCGCTATGGCGCAGCGGGTGCTGAAGGTCTCGTGACAGGCAAGAAGGTGTATGTGGTGTCGGCGCGCGGCGGCAAGTATCTCGGGACTCCCGGCGATAGCCAGACGCCTTTCCTGACGACATTCCTCGGCTTCCTTGGGATGAGCGATGTGAGCTTTATCTATGCGGAAGGGCTCAACATGGGGCCGGAGTTGGCAGATGCTGCATTCGCCGGTGCGCGTCAGGCGATTGCACTGGCTGCCTGA
- a CDS encoding uracil-DNA glycosylase has product MNAPARPAPSQGTLFNDVPASSTTSPLPLEAQFAALPPAWLALLQPFITSAAFAPLCDFVNRERAAGKTLYPNEVFRALHLTAPDDVKVVILGQDPYHGDDRGTPQAHGLAFSVPPSVRPPPSLRNIFKELALHPGIEPPAHGCLDSWATQGVLLLNTVLTVEQHLAASHAKRGWEKCTDTLIRELAARRDNLVFMLWGAHAQAKRILLEGTSHVVLEAPHPSPLSAHRGFLGCQHFVLANTWLIEQGHTPIDWRLPEMA; this is encoded by the coding sequence ATGAACGCTCCAGCCCGCCCTGCGCCATCCCAAGGCACCTTATTTAACGATGTGCCAGCGTCCTCCACAACGAGTCCGCTTCCACTCGAAGCCCAGTTTGCCGCGCTGCCGCCCGCATGGCTCGCGCTGCTTCAGCCGTTCATCACCAGCGCAGCCTTCGCGCCGCTGTGCGATTTCGTCAACCGCGAGCGCGCGGCGGGCAAAACCCTCTACCCCAACGAAGTGTTTCGCGCGTTGCATCTCACCGCACCCGATGACGTCAAGGTGGTCATTCTGGGCCAAGACCCTTATCACGGCGACGATCGTGGAACCCCTCAGGCACATGGTCTGGCGTTCTCGGTCCCGCCATCGGTCCGGCCTCCGCCTTCGCTGCGTAATATCTTCAAGGAACTTGCGCTTCACCCTGGCATCGAGCCACCGGCTCACGGATGCCTAGATTCGTGGGCCACGCAGGGTGTCTTGCTGCTCAACACAGTATTGACCGTCGAACAGCATTTGGCCGCTAGTCACGCCAAACGCGGCTGGGAAAAATGCACGGATACGCTCATCCGCGAACTCGCAGCGCGCCGCGACAACCTGGTGTTCATGCTTTGGGGGGCTCACGCACAAGCCAAGCGGATACTGCTCGAAGGCACCTCGCACGTGGTACTGGAAGCGCCGCATCCTTCGCCACTCTCAGCACATCGTGGTTTTCTGGGCTGCCAGCATTTCGTGCTAGCGAATACCTGGCTTATCGAACAAGGCCATACGCCCATCGACTGGCGGCTTCCCGAGATGGCTTAA
- a CDS encoding CYTH domain-containing protein, which translates to MSLEHEIKLALPTAQVSAAAREFVARSGEAGRDIALTNIYFDTPSLALARTKSALRLRHTPAGWLQTFKTLGVVQEGLHRRHEWELPVAGEALELPALLRACDDAQAAAALHETGPALVELFRTVFTRTLWLVRDKSALIEAVIDQGEVLVSVSGEVRRAPISEIELELKDGDEAALQKLAAELTAMLPGVVPDNISKAERGYLLLQRETH; encoded by the coding sequence ATGAGCCTCGAGCACGAAATCAAACTCGCGCTACCTACCGCACAGGTCAGCGCCGCCGCACGTGAGTTCGTCGCCCGTAGCGGAGAAGCAGGACGTGACATTGCGCTGACGAATATTTACTTCGACACCCCGAGCCTTGCGCTGGCTCGAACCAAAAGCGCGCTGCGTTTGCGGCATACGCCAGCGGGCTGGCTTCAGACATTCAAGACGCTCGGCGTGGTCCAAGAGGGTCTCCATCGGCGGCACGAATGGGAGTTGCCGGTCGCAGGTGAGGCACTGGAGCTGCCCGCGCTGCTGCGCGCGTGCGATGACGCTCAGGCCGCCGCCGCGCTGCATGAAACCGGGCCCGCACTGGTCGAACTTTTTCGCACCGTGTTCACGCGCACGCTCTGGCTGGTTCGTGACAAAAGCGCGCTGATCGAAGCCGTGATCGACCAGGGTGAAGTACTCGTTTCTGTGTCTGGCGAAGTACGGCGGGCGCCGATTAGCGAAATCGAGCTGGAATTAAAGGACGGTGACGAAGCCGCCTTGCAAAAACTGGCCGCCGAATTGACCGCGATGCTGCCTGGCGTCGTACCCGATAACATCAGCAAAGCCGAGCGGGGTTATCTCCTGCTTCAGCGCGAGACACACTGA
- the trpC gene encoding indole-3-glycerol phosphate synthase TrpC: MSDILERIIQVKREEVRAAESSAPLEALRLAASARDLRDFVGALRAKHTAGKAAVIAEVKKASPSKGVLREPFVPADIARSYAQHGAACLSVLTDVQFFQGSVAYLEQARAACELPVLRKDFIIDAYQVLEARAMGADAVLLIAAALDTPQMQDLEAFAHSLGLAVLVEVHDRHELDQALTLKTPLIGINNRNLRTFETSIETTIGMLGAIPDDRIVVTESGILTRADAEQLRAADVQTFLVGEAFMRAADPGAELARLFF; encoded by the coding sequence ATGAGCGATATTCTGGAACGCATCATTCAGGTCAAACGCGAAGAAGTCCGCGCGGCAGAATCAAGCGCGCCGCTCGAAGCCTTACGCCTTGCCGCATCGGCCCGTGACCTGCGCGATTTCGTCGGTGCACTGCGCGCGAAACACACGGCCGGAAAAGCAGCCGTCATCGCGGAAGTCAAGAAAGCGAGCCCATCCAAAGGCGTGCTGCGCGAGCCTTTCGTGCCTGCCGATATTGCCCGCTCTTACGCACAGCATGGTGCGGCATGCTTGTCGGTGCTGACCGACGTGCAGTTTTTCCAGGGCAGCGTGGCCTATCTGGAGCAGGCTCGCGCGGCTTGCGAGCTGCCCGTGCTACGCAAGGATTTCATCATCGATGCCTACCAGGTGCTCGAAGCCCGCGCGATGGGTGCGGATGCCGTCCTGCTGATCGCCGCCGCGCTCGATACGCCGCAGATGCAAGATCTCGAAGCCTTTGCCCATTCGCTGGGGCTCGCAGTGCTGGTCGAAGTTCACGACCGTCATGAACTCGATCAGGCGTTGACGCTGAAAACCCCGCTGATCGGCATCAACAACCGTAATCTGCGCACGTTCGAAACGTCCATCGAAACGACGATTGGCATGCTCGGAGCCATTCCCGACGACCGCATTGTCGTCACCGAGTCCGGCATTCTGACTCGCGCCGATGCCGAGCAACTGCGCGCAGCCGATGTGCAAACGTTTCTGGTCGGCGAGGCCTTCATGCGCGCAGCCGATCCTGGCGCGGAGCTGGCGCGCCTCTTTTTTTGA
- the trpD gene encoding anthranilate phosphoribosyltransferase produces the protein MSITPQEALQRTIEHREIFHDEMLHLMRLIMRGELSPVMSAAIITGLRVKKETIGEIAAAATVMREFALRVDVPDNSNFVDIVGTGGDGSHTFNISTAAMFVSAAAGAKVAKHGNRSVSSKSGSADVLEALGVNIDLQPEQVAASIAQTGMGFMFAPNHHPAMKNVAAVRHELGVRTLFNILGPLTNPAGAPNQLMGVFHADLVGIQVRVMQRLGAQHVLVVHGMDGMDEVSLGATTKVGELRDGEIHEYDLHPEDFGMQMMSNRTLKVADAAESRTMLLAALDNQPSAAREIITLNAGTALYAANVVDSIAEGIQRAREVIASGAARAKVEQLARFTQQFKP, from the coding sequence ATGTCAATCACGCCTCAGGAAGCATTGCAGCGAACCATCGAGCATCGTGAAATTTTTCATGACGAGATGCTGCATCTGATGCGGCTCATCATGCGCGGCGAACTGTCGCCTGTGATGTCGGCGGCCATCATCACAGGCTTGCGCGTCAAGAAAGAAACCATCGGCGAAATCGCGGCGGCGGCAACGGTCATGCGCGAATTCGCGTTACGTGTTGACGTGCCAGACAACTCAAACTTCGTCGATATCGTCGGCACGGGCGGCGATGGCTCGCATACCTTCAATATCTCGACGGCTGCGATGTTCGTCAGCGCAGCCGCAGGGGCCAAGGTCGCCAAACATGGTAACCGCAGCGTCTCGAGCAAGTCGGGCAGCGCCGATGTGCTTGAGGCGCTGGGCGTCAATATCGACCTTCAGCCGGAACAGGTCGCCGCCTCCATCGCGCAAACCGGCATGGGCTTCATGTTCGCGCCGAACCATCATCCTGCGATGAAAAACGTCGCCGCCGTGCGCCATGAACTGGGCGTGCGAACCCTCTTCAATATTCTCGGTCCGCTGACCAACCCGGCTGGCGCGCCCAACCAGTTGATGGGCGTGTTTCATGCGGATCTGGTGGGCATTCAGGTGCGCGTGATGCAACGGCTCGGCGCGCAACATGTGCTGGTCGTGCACGGGATGGACGGCATGGATGAAGTTTCGCTCGGCGCCACAACGAAAGTCGGCGAACTGCGCGACGGCGAAATTCATGAATACGACCTGCATCCGGAAGATTTCGGCATGCAGATGATGTCGAACCGCACGCTCAAGGTGGCCGATGCCGCCGAATCCCGCACCATGTTGCTCGCTGCGCTCGATAACCAGCCCAGCGCCGCGCGCGAGATCATCACACTCAATGCGGGCACCGCACTTTATGCAGCCAACGTGGTGGACTCCATCGCGGAGGGCATCCAGCGCGCACGCGAGGTCATCGCCAGCGGTGCCGCACGAGCGAAAGTCGAACAACTGGCCCGCTTCACCCAGCAATTCAAGCCGTAA
- a CDS encoding aminodeoxychorismate/anthranilate synthase component II, which translates to MLLMIDNYDSFTYNLVQYFGELGEDVQTFRNDEITLDDIARLNPERICLSPGPSNPQHAGITLDVLRQLAGRVPILGVCLGHQAIGEAFGGRVVRAKTIMHGKVSPITTDGKGVFADLPMHFAVTRYHSLAIERESLPDCLEISAWTDDGEIMGVRHKTLAVEGVQFHPESILSEHGHALLENFLKQSRLALTQHLAG; encoded by the coding sequence ATGCTACTCATGATCGACAACTATGACTCTTTCACCTACAACCTGGTGCAGTACTTTGGTGAGCTAGGTGAAGATGTTCAAACCTTCCGCAACGATGAAATCACACTGGACGACATCGCGCGCCTGAACCCCGAGCGTATTTGCCTGTCACCCGGGCCAAGCAATCCGCAGCATGCAGGCATCACGCTCGATGTACTGCGTCAGCTTGCCGGGCGCGTCCCTATTCTGGGTGTCTGCCTCGGCCATCAGGCAATCGGCGAAGCATTCGGCGGCCGTGTGGTCCGAGCCAAAACCATCATGCACGGCAAGGTAAGCCCGATCACAACCGATGGAAAAGGCGTGTTTGCCGATCTGCCCATGCATTTCGCCGTGACGCGCTATCACTCTCTCGCCATCGAGCGCGAATCGCTGCCGGATTGCCTCGAAATCTCTGCATGGACCGATGACGGCGAAATCATGGGCGTGCGGCATAAAACACTGGCCGTTGAAGGCGTGCAATTCCATCCGGAATCCATCCTTTCCGAACATGGCCACGCGCTACTGGAAAATTTTCTGAAGCAATCAAGGCTTGCGCTTACGCAGCACCTCGCCGGATGA